The following proteins are co-located in the Xiphophorus hellerii strain 12219 unplaced genomic scaffold, Xiphophorus_hellerii-4.1 PGA_scaffold_81__1_contigs__length_211163, whole genome shotgun sequence genome:
- the LOC116716711 gene encoding uncharacterized protein LOC116716711, whose product MFLLWASLFLLHQGHSLVPVVTVQVGDPVTLSCAFLEKFQSTSWLHWYKQSAGDTLKFIVLQQKSIKPNYQQNASTSRIAATNDDKFSNLTIMKTVLQDEGMYHCAHMDWTASTWTGTYLSVKANSRTSSYTVLQNPDSDPARPTDSETLQCSVLSQSEDKACSGELSVFWFRTGSEQSYPEIIHSTDKGLRDCENTATSNVETQKKCSYSFSKNFSSSDKGTFYCAVATCGEILFGNGIKTTDQSASPKVNVLMIIIICLVISMTVNIGFICHHTRRSWCGNVKAKQNENQLDNITVNGQDLNYAALHFDERKTPRGNIKRHLKTEDSVYSRVKYDIIMT is encoded by the exons ATGTTTCTGTTATGGGCTTCACTGTTTCTTCTTCACCAAGGGC ATTCTTTGGTCCCAGTGGTCACGGTTCAAGTTGGTGATCCTGTGACTTTGTCTTGTGCTTTTTTGGAGAAATTTCAAAGCACCTCATGGCTTCACTGGTACAAACAGAGTGCAGGAGATACTCTGAAATTCATTGTGTTGCAGCAGAAAAGCATAAAGCCCAATTATCAACAAAATGCGTCTACCTCAAGAATAGCGGCAACAAACGATGATAAATTCAGCAATCTAACGATTATGAAGACAGTTCTACAAGATGAAGGAATGTATCACTGTGCTCACATGGACTGGACTGCATCTACTTGGACTGGGACTTATTTATCAGTAAAAG CAAACTCCAGGACATCGAGCTACACTGTTCTTCAGAACCCAGATTCTGATCCTGCCCGTCCAACAGACTCAGAGACTCTTCAGTGTTCAGTCCTCTCTCAGTCTGAGGACAAAGCCTGTTCAGGAGAACTCAGTGTGTTCTGGttcagaaccggatcagaacagTCCTATCCAGAAATCATCCATTCTACTGACAAAGGACTTCGTGACTGTGAGAACACAGCGACATCGAACGTGGAAACTCAAAAGAAATGTAGTTACAGCTTTTCTAAGAACTTCAGCTCTTCTGACAAGGGAACATTTTACTGCGCCGTGGCAACATGTGGAGAGATATTATTTGGAAATGGAATTAAAACAACAG ATCAGTCAGCAAGTCCTAAAGTTAATGTGCTGATGATCATAATAATCTGCTTAGTCATCTCTATGACTGTAAATATCGGTTTTATCTGCCACCACACTCGAAGATCATGGTGTGGAAACGTTAAAG caaaacagaacGAGAATCAACTGGATAATATT aCGGTAAATGGACAGGACCTGAACTACGCTGCCTTACATTTTGACGAAAGGAAAACACCAAGAGGAAACATAAAACGGCATCTGAAAACTGAAGACAGTGTGTATTCACGAGTTAAATATGATATAATTATGACATAG